Proteins found in one Miscanthus floridulus cultivar M001 chromosome 4, ASM1932011v1, whole genome shotgun sequence genomic segment:
- the LOC136551083 gene encoding protein EARLY FLOWERING 5-like yields MKTTKGGKVMNPTDAFRKEQRKKELKRNKKERKKVREVGILKKDPGAIREQIEKLEKMKADGALDKARKHKKRQLEDTYNLIVKKRKEYEQKMKEKGEQPIMFSHLAPPKSRPTADEDDRANPKAEDSVYYHPTLNPSGAPPPGKPPMYKSSIGPRIPLPSSSSTRASSSMSESEAGPSTLPPPPPPPPLPATSESVDPSAPPFPLPPLPPPPPPPPKPNSDAALPGLPPPPPPPPGPPPREPVSGHTVLPPPPPPSNPPPASSANESKTNSAQPSVVLPPPPLPPGLPPKSTDMEAASTSKDTPGLKEDTAARVLPPPPPPSLPPLPPRPPMQSDMLAPGVMRFPPPPPPPDSRPPLMAPGVNRPPPPPPGFPPSQMPMPPYGVLPGPPPMLRPPFLPGPPMQLDEFAAFAPRPQLPQQPSYVKSAAPTVVKRPLAQHTPELTAMVPASVRVKRESALPKPKPKVQQQQQSSTASISKPSVTLIRSDAQPSSAAPKPPSMDDSYMAFLEDMKELGALDG; encoded by the exons ATGAAGACGACCAAGGGGGGCAAGGTGATGAACCCCACCGACGCCTTCCGCAAGGAGCAGCGGAAGAAGGAGCTCAAGCGG AACAAAAAAGAAAGGAAGAAGGTGCGGGAAGTTGGTATTTTGAAAAAGGATCCAGGGGCTATACGGGAGCAGATTGAGAAATTGGAGAAGATGA AGGCTGATGGTGCTCTCGACAAGGCTAGGAAACATAAGAAAAGACAGCTTGAGGATACGTACAATCTTATTGTTAAGAAACGAAAG GAATATgaacagaaaatgaaagagaaggGTGAGCAACCGATTATGTTCAG CCATCTTGCACCACCAAAGAGTCGGCCTACAGCAGATGAAGATGATAGAGCTAATCCTAAGGCCGAG gactctgttTACTATCATCCAACCTTAAATCCATCTGGAGCGCCGCCACCTGGAAAACCTCCGATGTACAAATCATCTATAG GACCAAGGATCCCACTGCCTTCCTCATCCAGCACCAGGGCCTCATCTTCCATGTCAGAGTCTGAAGCAGGTCCATCGACCCTACCACcccctccaccgccaccaccattgCCAGCCACCTCAGAGTCCGTTGATCCATCTGCTCCTCCTTTCCCTTTGCCTCCACTCCCACCACCGCCCCCACCACCACCTAAACCTAACAGTGACGCAGCACTACCAGGATTACCTCCGCCACCTCCGCCTCCCCCTGGCCCACCTCCGAGAGAACCTGTATCAGGTCATACAGTACTTCCACCACCTCCACCCCCATCAAATCCACCACCAGCGTCTAGTGCAAATGAGAGCAAAACAAATTCTGCTCAG CCCTCAGTTGTCCTGCCTCCACCACCCCTGCCGCCCGGTTTGCCACCAAAATCAACTGACATGGAGGCCGCTAGCACTTCAAAGGACACTCCTGGACTTAAAGAAGATACTGCAGCGAGGGTCTtgccaccaccgcctccacccAGTTTGCCACCTTTACCTCCAAGGCCTCCAATGCAATCTGATATGCTAGCTCCTGGAGTCATGAGATTTCCaccacctccgccaccaccaGATTCAAGGCCACCGCTTATGGCTCCTGGAGTTAACAGgccccctccacctcctccaggATTTCCCCCGTCTCAAATGCCAATGCCACCGTATGGTGTGCTCCCTGGTCCGCCACCGATGCTTCGGCCTCCATTTTTGCCAGGACCCCCTATGCAACTAGATGAGTTTGCTGCCTTCGCACCACGGCCTCAGTTACCTCAGCAGCCATCATATGTGAAGTCAGCTGCCCCAACAGTTGTAAAGAGACCATTAGCACAGCACACTCCTGAGCTGACGGCTATG GTTCCTGCATCAGTCCGGGTCAAGAGAGAATCTGCTCTCCCCAAACCGAAACCAaaggtgcagcagcagcagcagtcatCAACAGCATCCATTTCAAAGCCTTCGGTGACCCTCATAAGAAGTGATGCTCAGCCTTCTTCAGCAGCACCAAAGCCGCCAAGTATGGACGACTCTTATATGGCATTCTTGGAAGATATGAAGGAACTAGGGGCACTTGATGGGTAA